In a genomic window of Vigna angularis cultivar LongXiaoDou No.4 chromosome 6, ASM1680809v1, whole genome shotgun sequence:
- the LOC108319986 gene encoding linoleate 13S-lipoxygenase 2-1, chloroplastic, giving the protein WRKKVACPNINPKWRKVKVTVTVKQSGGGLLTNLVEGGVQGIEHFIGKTLVLELLSNDLDSKTKLEKKTKKGDAQKSKEENDEVQYEATFKLEEEFGKVGAVLVENELSKEMFLKSIVLDGFPDGPLHVTCNSWLQPNHHTPVKRVFFTDKSYLPSQTPRGLRRLREEALNQLRGNGEGERKSSDRIYDYDVYNDLADPDSNLNLKRPVLGASKQYPYPRRCRTGRKHTDSDPSTEKRSSSFYVPRDDAFSDTKESQFTMNTISSGISAVLESLDAILTDQDLGFRSFEDIDTIYKEGFHLPALKDSGLNFLQSLIPRLIKVANDSQNLLRFDTPETVKRDRFFWFSDEEFARETLAGANPQNIRLVKEWPLRSKHESQIYGPPESAFTAEVIEPQIIGYGTIEEAIREKKLYMLDYHDLFLPYVSKVREIEGTTLYGSRTLFFLTKQGTLKPLAIELTRPSMDGKPQWKQVFTPASHSISHSTNLWLWRLAKAHVLAHDAGTHELLNHWLRAHAVMEPFVIATNRQLSAMHPMYKLLHPHLRYTLAINAFAREILINANGIIEKSFSPNKYSMELSSVAYDQLWQFDLQALPNDLIDRGMAEVDPNAPHGLKLTIEDYPFANDGLLIWDAIKQWVSDYVNHYYPTPSIIQSDQELQAWWTEIRTVGHGDKSEEPWWPNLKTPEDLIDIITTIAWIASAHHAAVNFGQYTYAGYFPNRPNIIRNKMPTEDPTKEEWENFLNKPEQTLLESFPSQIQATTMMLVFNVLSYHSTDEEYIGQFMNPSWAQDPTIKAAFERFNRRLKEIEGIIDSRNKDSNLKNRHGVGVVPYELLKPFSESGITAKGIPYSVSI; this is encoded by the exons TGGAGGAAAAAAGTGGCATGTCCAAACATCAACCCTAAATGGAGGAAAGTGAAGGTCACTGTGACCGTGAAGCAAAGTGGTGGTGGACTCCTAACAAATCTTGTTGAAGGTGGTGTTCAAGGGATTGAACACTTCATCGGGAAAACTCTTGTTTTGGAGCTTCTCAGCAATGATCTAGATTCGA AAACAAAGTtagagaaaaagacaaaaaaaggtGATGCACAGAAGAGTAAAGAAGAGAATGATGAGGTGCAGTATGAGGCAACATTTAAGTTAGAAGAAGAGTTCGGGAAAGTGGGCGCTGTTTTGGTTGAGAATGAACTCAGCAAGGAGATGTTTTTGAAGAGCATAGTGTTGGATGGCTTCCCAGATGGCCCTTTGCATGTCACATGTAATTCATGGCTTCAACCAAACCATCACACTCCTGTCAAGAGAGTATTCTTTACTGACAAG TCATATTTGCCGTCACAAACACCAAGAGGATTGAGAAGGTTGAGAGAAGAAGCCTTGAATCAACTAAGAGGAAATGGAGAAGGAGAACGCAAGAGCTCTGACAGAATATACGATTATGATGTCTACAATGATCTTGCAGATCCTGATTCTAACCTTAACCTCAAAAGACCTGTTCTTGGTGCCTCCAAACAATATCCATATCCAAGAAGGTGTCGTACTGGTCGAAAGCACACTGATTCAG ACCCATCTACTGAGAAGAGAAGTTCAAGCTTCTACGTTCCTCGTGACGATGCATTTTCTGATACAAAAGAGTCACAGTTCACAATGAACACAATAAGCTCAGGAATCAGTGCAGTTTTAGAATCCTTAGATGCAATTCTCACTGACCAAGATCTTGGATTTCGAAGCTTCGAAGACATAGACACGATCTACAAAGAAGGTTTTCACTTGCCAGCTCTTAAAGACAGTGGTCTAAATTTCCTCCAAAGTTTAATTCCCAGGTTGATCAAGGTTGCTAATGATAGCCAGAATCTTCTGCGCTTTGATACCCCAGAAACAGTTAAGA GGGACAGATTCTTTTGGTTTTCAGATGAGGAGTTTGCTAGGGAGACTTTGGCTGGAGCGAACCCACAAAACATCCGATTGGTCAAG GAATGGCCTCTGAGAAGTAAACATGAATCCCAAATCTATGGTCCACCAGAATCAGCTTTCACTGCAGAAGTCATAGAGCCACAAATAATTGGTTATGGCACAATAGAAGAG GCCATTAGAGAGAAGAAGTTGTACATGTTAGACTATCATGATTTATTCTTACCATACGTAAGCAAAGTGAGAGAGATTGAGGGAACCACGCTCTATGGGTCAAGGACGCTATTCTTCCTCACCAAACAAGGCACATTGAAGCCACTGGCTATTGAACTCACAAGGCCATCTATGGATGGTAAGCCACAATGGAAGCAAGTCTTCACACCTGCTTCTCATTCAATTTCTCATTCAACCAATCTCTGGCTTTGGAGGCTTGCCAAAGCTCATGTTCTTGCTCATGATGCTGGTACTCATGAACTTCTAAATCATTG GTTAAGAGCTCATGCTGTCATGGAACCATTTGTCATTGCAACAAATAGGCAACTTAGCGCCATGCATCCAATGTACAAATTACTGCATCCACATCTGAGATATACTCTTGCTATCAATGCATTTGCTCGTGAAATTCTTATAAATGCAAATGGGATCattgaaaaatcattttcacCTAACAAATACTCAATGGAGTTAAGCTCGGTAGCATATGATCAACTTTGGCAGTTCGATTTGCAAGCACTTCCTAACGATCTTATTGATAG AGGAATGGCAGAAGTAGACCCTAATGCACCACATGGCCTAAAGCTAACAATTGAAGACTACCCTTTTGCTAATGATGGTCTTCTTATATGGGATGCCATCAAACAGTGGGTCAGTGACTATGTCAACCATTACTATCCAACCCCAAGCATCATACAATCCGACCAAGAGCTCCAAGCATGGTGGACAGAAATTAGGACAGTTGGTCATGGAGACAAATCTGAGGAACCATGGTGGCCTAATCTTAAAACACCAGAAGACCTTATTGACATCATCACCACCATAGCTTGGATAGCATCTGCTCATCATGCAGCTGTGAACTTTGGCCAATATACTTATGCGGGCTATTTTCCTAATCGACCTAATattataagaaacaaaatgcCAACAGAAGACCCTACAAAGGAAGAGTGGGAAAATTTTCTAAACAAACCTGAGCAAACTCTTTTGGAGAGTTTTCCATCACAAATCCAAGCAACAACAATGATGTTAGTTTTTAACGTATTATCATACCATTCCACAGATGAAGAGTATATTGGGCAATTCATGAATCCATCATGGGCTCAGGATCCAACCATAAAGGCTGCCTTTGAAAGGTTCAATAGGAGACTGAAGGAAATTGAAGGCATCATAGACTCAAGAAATAAAGATAGCAATTTGAAAAATAGACATGGTGTTGGAGTAGTACCTTATGAGCTATTGAAACCATTTTCAGAGTCTGGAATCACTGCGAAAGGAATTCCTTATAGTGTATCCATTTAA
- the LOC108319980 gene encoding linoleate 13S-lipoxygenase 2-1, chloroplastic, protein MLTLRNSHVHLISVLNSSSFPLCIGGEDTHNSHINWWFLKQRKLSFPRERKVHRCMKVVMASSSKNKKTMTTSQTVKALVTVKQRSGGLLGNLVNGGLDGIKDLVGKTLVLELVSDELDPKTKTERKTGESNVHKIGSTEDEVQYEVRFELPATFGNVGAVLVHNEDHNEIFLKNIVLDGLPSGSLHFACDSWIQPTTHTSHKRLFFANKLYLPSETPSGLRKLREEELVAIRGNGEGERKSSDRIYDYDVYNDLGDPDNNIDLKRPVLGASKQYPYPRRCRTGRKPSKADPLSEKKGSNFYVPRDEVFSDIKQTQFTTTTISSGISLVLESLDAILSDQDLGFVSFEDIDTLYKEGFHLPQLQANGLNVLQRVIPKLLSVVNDKQNLLRFDAPEAFKRDRFFWLSDEQFARETLAGVNPYSIQVVKEWPLKSKLDPQIYGSPESAITREVIEPQIIGYCTIEEAIEQKKLFMLDYHDLFLPYVSKVREIKGTTLYGSRTLFFLTEQGTLKPLAIELTRPPMEGKPQWKEVFKPASHSSSHPTNLWLWRLAKLHVLAQDSGYHELVSHWLRTHCAVEPFIIATHRQLSIMHPIYRLLHPHMRYTMEINSLAREVLISANGVIESSFTPRKYSMEISSVAYDQLWQFDLQALPNDLISRGMAVADPNAPHGLKLTIEDYPFANDGLLIWDAIKEWVTEYVNHYYPSPSTVESDQELQAWWTEIRTVGHGDKAKEQWWPNLKTPKDLTEIITTIAWVASAHHAAVNFAQYAYGGYFPNRPTIARNNIPTEDPSKEELEKLINSPEKIFLECLPSQIQSTLVMVVLNLLSDHSPDEEYIGQYVEQSWVENPTIKSAFERFSTKLKEIEGIIDSRNADTNLKNRNGAGVVPYELMKPFSGPGVTGKGVPYSISI, encoded by the exons ATGTTGACATTGAGAAACTCACATGTGCATCTAATAAGTGTCCTGAATAGTTCATCTTTCCCGCTATGTATAGGTGGGGAAGATACTCACAATAGCCATATAAATTGGTGGTTCTTGAAGCAGCGTAAACTCTCTTTTCCTAGAGAGAGAAAGGTTCATAGGTGCATGAAAGTTGTAATGGCAAGCAGttccaaaaacaagaaaaccatGACAACTTCTCAAACTGTGAAGGCCCTTGTCACTGTGAAGCAAAGAAGTGGTGGACTGCTTGGGAATCTCGTTAATGGCGGTCTTGATGGCATCAAGGACTTGGTTGGGAAAACTCTCGTTTTGGAGCTTGTCAGCGATGAGCTTGATCCAA AAACAAAGACAGAGAGAAAGACAGGAGAGAGTAATGTGCACAAGATTGGGTCAACAGAGGATGAGGTGCAATATGAGGTGAGATTTGAGTTACCAGCAACTTTTGGGAATGTGGGCGCTGTTTTGGTACACAATGAGGACCACAATGAGATCTTCCTAAAGAACATAGTTCTTGATGGCCTTCCTAGTGGCTCTCTGCACTTTGCCTGTGATTCATGGATTCAGCCAACCACTCATACTTCTCATAAGAGACTCTTCTTTGCTAACAAG TTGTACTTGCCATCAGAAACACCAAGTGGATTAAGAAAGTTGAGGGAAGAGGAATTGGTGGCAATAAGAGGAAATGGAGAAGGAGAACGAAAAAGCAGTGATAGAATTTACGACTATGATGTTTACAATGATCTGGGAGACCCTGACAATAACATTGACCTCAAAAGGCCTGTTCTTGGTGCCTCCAAGCAATACCCATACCCAAGACGCTGTCGCACCGGTCGAAAGCCATCAAAAGCAg ATCCGTTGTCTGAAAAGAAAGGATCAAACTTCTATGTTCCTCGCGATGAGGTGTTTTCTGACATAAAGCAAACACAGTTCACAACAACTACAATATCCTCAGGCATAAGTTTGGTTTTGGAGTCCTTAGATGCAATTCTGTCTGACCAAGATCTTGGATTTGTGAGCTTTGAAGACATAGACACGCTCTACAAAGAGGGATTCCATTTGCCACAGCTTCAAGCCAATGGATTGAATGTGCTTCAAAGGGTAATTCCAAAGTTACTCAGTGTTGTCAATGATAAACAGAACCTTCTACGTTTTGATGCCCCAGAAGCATTTAAAA GGGATAGATTCTTTTGGTTATCAGATGAACAATTTGCAAGGGAAACTTTGGCAGGTGTCAACCCCTATAGCATCCAAGTGGTCAAG GAGTGGCCCTTGAAAAGTAAATTAGATCCCCAAATCTATGGTTCACCAGAATCAGCAATCACTAGAGAAGTCATTGAGCCGCAAATAATTGGTTATTGCACAATTGAAGAG GCTATTGAACAGAAGAAGTTATTTATGTTAGACTACCATGATTTATTCTTACCATATGTAAGCAAAGTGAGAGAGATTAAGGGAACCACATTATATGGATCACGGACTCTATTCTTCCTCACTGAACAAGGAACATTGAAACCATTAGCTATTGAGCTCACAAGACCACCTATGGAAGGCAAGCCACAATGGAAGGAGGTCTTCAAACCAGCTTCTCATTCCTCTTCTCATCCAACCAATCTCTGGCTTTGGAGGCTGGCCAAACTTCATGTTCTTGCCCAAGATTCAGGTTATCATGAACTTGTGAGCCATTG GTTAAGAACTCATTGTGCTGTAGAACCCTTCATCATTGCAACGCATAGGCAACTTAGCATCATGCATCCAATCTACAGATTACTGCATCCACACATGAGATATACCATGGAGATCAATTCCCTCGCTCGTGAGGTGCTTATCAGCGCAAATGGGGTCATTGAAAGTTCGTTCACTCCAAGAAAATATTCTATGGAAATAAGTTCAGTGGCATATGATCAACTTTGGCAGTTTGATTTGCAAGCACTTCCCAATGATCTTATTTCCAG AGGAATGGCTGTGGCTGATCCAAATGCACCACATGGCCTAAAGCTAACAATTGAAGACTACCCTTTTGCCAATGATGGTCTTCTTATATGGGATGCCATCAAAGAATGGGTAACTGAGTATGTTAACCATTACTATCCAAGCCCAAGCACAGTGGAGTCTGATCAAGAGCTCCAAGCATGGTGGACAGAAATTCGAACAGTGGGTCATGGAGACAAAGCCAAAGAACAATGGTGGCCAAATCTCAAAACACCAAAAGACCTTACAGAGATCATTACAACTATAGCTTGGGTAGCTTCTGCGCATCATGCAGCTGTTAACTTTGCCCAATATGCTTATGGAGGCTATTTCCCTAACCGACCTACAATTGCTAGAAATAACATTCCTACAGAAGACCCTTCTAAGGAAGAGTTGGAAAAACTGATAAATAGCCCTGAGAAAATATTTCTGGAGTGTTTACCATCACAAATTCAATCAACCTTGGTGATGgttgttttgaatttgttatCGGATCATTCTCCAGATGAGGAGTATATTGGACAATACGTGGAACAATCATGGGTTGAGAATCCAACTATAAAGTCGGCCTTTGAAAGGTTTAGTACGAAATTGAAGGAGATTGAAGGTATCATAGACTCAAGAAATGCAGATACTAATTTGAAGAATAGGAATGGTGCTGGGGTGGTGCCATATGAGCTAATGAAGCCATTCTCAGGGCCTGGAGTTACTGGAAAGGGAGTTCCATATAGCATATCAATTTGA